The DNA region GAAGGTGCTGAGAGTTTTGGTGTCGGTGGCGAAACTGGCTGTGTTGCTGGGTCTTCTCTACATGTTTATCTGCTCCCTAGACATCCTCAGCTCAGCCTTCCAACTTGTCGGAGGTAACCATATTAAAATCGGACATGGCACTATGGCGCGTTTGGGTAACAAAACAAATTTTATCCACCTTGTCTATGCAGGCAAAGCAGCAGGCGACATTTTTCAAGACAATGCTGTCTTGTCCAACCCTCTGGCTGGTCTGGTCATTGGCGTCCTGGTCACTTTGTTGGTTCAGAGCTCATCTACTTCATCATCCATTGTTGTCAGCATGGTTTCCTCTGGATGTGAGCACAAATGCACACGAGACATATCCATGCGTGAGGAGATGATAGCGACTATGTATGTTCTCTTTTTGTGTGCTAGTGCTAACAGTTCAACTGGCTGTTCCAATCATTATGGGGACCAACATTGGAACCTCAGTCACCAACACACTAGTTGCAATGACACAAGCTGGGGACCGGAGTGTTTTTCGCAGGTAACTTTTAAAAGTAAATAAACCCTGGAGAAAATCATTTAAGGCAAAGGATACTCATTTGTTTGATTAACCCATTCATGCCCAGATTGAAGAATTGAAGAAAATGTATTCATTGCATTTTGTATAAAGGACATGTGTGCCAAATTCAGGGTCAGGGGCCAATTATGGACTGCGAGATAAGATTTTGCAGCccccatttgacatccaattgtcttagtgttgacagcatgttttttttttttttttttggggggggggggggggggggggattgaagATTGAAGAATTGAAGAttgaaaattggaaaaaaaatgattttaacgagatactatcgcgtacttacctcatttcgatccaaaaactccgtgtagcatttatcaccaagtgtcaagacacagctgtgaatggccagagccggacttttgggggattttatgggtgaaacacggtaacataacaagggtcgagatgcagaaatcgcagacatcaaggagtggtcgagattttcattttcaaatatttaccctattaaacgctttttttccccccgcgatttttctttgtttggatcgattatttatcatctaaaatatctggGAAAATGaggcagtaacaaaaaaaaaatacaattaagcgacagttatgaggtagatatccgtaacctatttacagacagtattttattcattgtgacgttaaaatatgagagtgaataatttcctgaagtcgtttttttttttaaaactaaatattagacatcaatgaatgattataagctaaaaatgataggcatttcaaataataccggtaaatataattactaaccttctttttatggctgggttgtaacaaaagcggttgcgccgtgtctgtaaacgggggtctccagggtaaaacggacaaattaaaaatagttcgggggcttaatgcgccatgaaactgctgtagcagcatatagatatattgttccatcaaactcaacagttcttttggcttcaaatacagcagttcattttaaagaggagagcaagagcagaaactgctttttcagtcctgtctgtgttttccgccatatacataaaaaaaataatccaatgTGAAAAACAAAGCTATTCTTATTGTAattttctttacatttttttggtctCGCTGgactttttcctctttgtttcaGTTTGTTTCAgcggtgtttaaaaaaaaaaaaaaaatatatatatatatatatatatatatacagtgccttgcaaaagtattcggcccccttgaaccttgcaacctttcgccacatttcaggcttcaaacataaagatataaaatttgaatttttttttcaagaatcaacaacaagtgggacacaatcgtgaagtggaacaaaatttattggataatttaaacttttttaagaaataaaaaactgaaaagtggggcgtgcaaaattattcggcccccttgcgttaatactttgtagcgcaaccttttgctccaattacagcttcaagtcgcttggggtatgtttctatcagttttgcacatcgagagactgacattcttgcccattcttctttgcaaaacagctcgagctcagtgaggttggatggagagtgtttgtgaacagcagtcttcagctctttccacagattctcgattggattcaggtctggaccttgacttggccattctaacacctggatacgtttattttttaaccattccattgtagatttggctttatgttttggatcattgtcctgttggaagataaatcttcgTCCCAGTCTcacgtcttgtgcagataccaacaggttttcttccagaatgttcctgtatttggctgcatccatcttcccgtcaattttaaccatcttccctgtccctgctgaagaaaagcaggcccaaaccatgatgctgccaccaccatgtttgacagtggggatggtgtgttcagggtgatgagctgtgttgcttttacgccaaacatatcgttttgcattatggccaaaaagttcaattttggttttatctgaccagagcaccttcttccacatgtttggtgtgtctcccaggtggcttgtggcaaactttaaacgagactttttatggatatctttgagaaatggctttcttcttgccactcttccataaaggccagatttgtgcagtgtacgactgattgttgtcctatggacagactctcccacctcagatgtagatctctgcagttcatccagagtgatcattggcctcttggctgcatctctgatcagttttctccttgtttgagaagaaagtttagaaggacggccgggacttggtagatttgcagtggtctgatgctccttccatttcaatatgatggcttgcacagttctccttgagatgtttaaagcttgggaaatctttttgtatccaaatccggctttaaacttctccacaacagtatctcggacctgcctggtgtgttccttggttttcataatgctctctgcactttaaacagaaccctgagactatcacagagcaggtgcatttatacggagacttgattacacacaggtggattctatttatcatcatcggtcatttaggacaacattggatcattcagagatcctcactgaacttctggagtgagtttgctgcactgaaagtaaaggggccgaataatattgcacgccccacttttcagttttttatttgttaaaaaagtttaaattatccaataaatgttgttccacttcacgattgtgtcccacttgttgttgattcttgacaaaaaaattaaatttcatatctttatgtttgaagcctgaaatgtggcgaaaggttgcaagattcaagggggccgaatacttttgcaaggaactgtatatatatatatgctcgcatagtagcttagcccatgcacgTACATACAGGCATTCCAGCTGTGTTTTTGTGCGTTTATGAGTGCGcacgtttttctgtcttacctagtggagaagcAGAGTAGAAAATTCCAGCCAGtaacatttaaaataattagggctgtcaaatttatcgcgttaactggcagcaattaaatttttaaattaatcacgttaaaatatttgacgcaattaatgcatgcacagaatcacccgctcacgcattgcctcaaacagattacaatgacgccgtttatgcacattaagagtgaagagaatgccaccggccgcttgggggcagcaccgttccatactaatgttattccttctaatagtgggagaattcgtagttgtgagacgtttatgctgttgcattgtgctatttgtgctccacacatatttctttaagttttctttcttttagtggcaatgatgtgtctcttgttgtagtttgggtaagatatgtactgagatatatatgttataaagaTGCTATTAAGAGCTGAATAGGCGTTCATtgaaccgcgccgtttattggcataagctttggcaactccttcacaacaaacataagtatcatttagtgaaagcacaacaaaaataatattcctatccctcaaaaaatataatgttcacaaaaagaaaagcacttcagtctgtagtaatgaggccctattctcacacagttaaacaacaaggcaaagtgaactggcattcccaatcaaaatagctatgcaaaatacacataaaacttactcagactttggtcactctattcttattattgttattttattcttattcttattatattaactctacttttgactgaaaattttacaaattttattaaaacgaaaacatgaagatgggttttaatataaaattactagaacttgtaactataacatttatcttttaagaactacaagtctttctatccttggatccctttaacagaaagaatgttaaaaatgccatttgtggatttattcttataataaacaaatacagtacttatgtacagtatgttgtatatatttatccgtcttgtgtctaatctttccattccaacaataatttacaaaaaatatgacatattttagagaaggttttaattgcgattaattacgattcattagtttttaagctgtgattaactcgattaaaaattttaatcgtttgacagccgtaaaaataatacgttgaaaatgagcgttttgtcgttgttgttgttgtttcccatcattcttgagggaattctgaatcaggctgtttaggacagctatgcttttgaccaagatcgtcgtccattgaatatggtacgcccggtggtggcttctttttatggctgggttgtaacaaaagcggttgcgcgacatctgttaaCGGGGgtgttcagggtaaaacggacaaattaaaaatagttcgggggcttaatgcgccatgaatctgctacggcaggatatagacatattgttctatcaaacacaacagttcttttggcttaaaatacagcaatttctttctttctttctttcttaaagaggggtgcaagagcatcaactgctttttcagccttgtctgtgttttccaccatatatatatgtaaaattgtatttattcacgtagttggctgggataggttccagcacctccgcgaccctcgtgaggaataagcggcatggaaaatgaatgaatgaatgaatgtatttattcatgagtatttgttttgttttatacatCTCTTGACATCAGATTGGCTTTGGCTACCTTTGACAGCAACCGATGTGCAATCTATTTTATATGGGAGGGGCTGGAAGCAATCATTCCATCCAGGACAATGCTGCccatcccagttgaaatggattggacgtctattgccgtcaatgggtgTTTGCAATAAACCCTAACCCTCCCTGAAAGGGGTTAAATTGCTTGTTGTGGTAACAATTAAACAGTGCCCGTAGGATGCCTCCGATAACGTCTTTATTATTGCTGTGGGAGCTCAATAAATCATCAGCTGCATCATAAAGCAGACACAGTAGTCATTGCCCCAAGAAATACACTAATAACGCAGTAATTTATGTTGCTACCAATAGAAGTGAGCAAAGTTCATTCTGCAAGGCGTTAATCTAAACTGTTTTTTCAACTCTGTTTAGGGCGTTTGCAGGGGCCACAGTGCACGACTTCTTCAACTGGTTGTCAGTTCTGGTGCTGCTGCCTCTAGAGGTCGCCACTGGCTACTTGTACGTGGTCACCAAACTCATCATCGACTCATTCCAGATACAAAGCGGAGAGGCACCAGATTTGCTAAATGTAATTACAGATCCCCTCACAGAGTCCATTATAAAGGTATGCATCATCCGTGAAGTGCCTGCCTATTCTTATCAATATCATTGACAATAATACatgaattattttctgttttcctCCGTGACAGCTGGACAAGACTGTCTTAAGTGAAATAGCTACTGGAGATCCAGCAGCCCGGAATAAAAGTCTCATCAAGAGGTGGTGCGAAACTTACACTAACATGGTAGGATCAACCATTAACACAATATCATGGTTTCATTTGGTTGAAATGTTCTTTTAACTACGGATAACTTCAGAGCACGGTAAATGTGACCGTTCCTGGTCCAGAGAACTGCACCTCTCCTTCACTGTGCTGGACTGATGGCAACTTCACCTCTACATTGAAGAACATTTCAGAAACATACAACATCAAGAAATGTAAGCATGAAGTgacacaaagtcatcagtctatACGTACACTTGACATGATATCTTTACTGTTATGTTTGTGTTGTCAGGTGATCATCTATTTGTAGACGTGAATTTGTCCGACCTGGCTGTGGGTCTCATCCTTCTGGCTCTTTCTCTGCTGGTGTTGTGCTCCTGCCTGCTACTTATAGTCAAGCTGCTCAACTCCATGCTCAAGGGTCAAGTGGCCATGATCATTAAGAAAATACTAAACACAGGTGTGTGCATATGCAAGGTTTGCTTATAGAGTGCAACACATTGCACTGGTGAAGGTATTATTATGCTAACACTGTATGTGCATGTGTGCAGATTTCCCATTCCCGTTTGGATGGGTCACAGGATACATTGCAATATTAGTGGGAGCTGGAATGACATTCATCGTGCAGAGCAGCTCTGTTTTCACCTCAGCCATTACTCCACTTGTTGGTGAGGTCACTTTTCCATCTGTTCATTCATTCCATATGTGCACCCAACCAacaaatccatccatccatccatccattgtcAATAATCCCCctgcatcagtcatctatccattcATCCTTTCACCTAATCGTCTGTCCGTCCATCCACCCAAACCACATACAAATGATATCGTCATCCTAATCCACCCTAATCTACATACAAACCGGATTCGGTTGAAGTTGggaaattgtgtaaaatgtaaataaaaaccaAATACAACAATGTGAAAATCCTTCTCAACCCATATTcaattgaatacactacaaagacaacatatttaatgttcaaactgataaacttgtatttattttgccaaataataattaacttagaatttcatggctgcaacacatccagtagaAGTTGGGAAAGGTGGCAAAAAATACTGAGAAAGCTGAGAAAAGCTCATCAAACACCTATTTGGAACATCCCACATGTGATCAGGCTAATTGGGTACATGTGGGTACCATAAAAGGAGCCTCCCAAAACATGCCTAATCATTCACAAGCAAGGATGGGGCGAGGTTTACCACTTTGTCCACAACTGCGTGAGAAAATAGTTGAACAGTTTAAGAACAACATTTCTCAAAGCAAAATTGCAAGGATTTTATGGATTTCAACATCTACGGTCCATAATATCATCAAAACACCGACATGAGTGTGTAAAGGATATCACCAAATGGGCTCAGGAAAACTCAGAAAACCACTCTCAGTAAATACAGTTCGTCACTACATCAGTAAGTGCGGGTTAAAACTCTACCATGCAAAGCAAAAGCCGTTTATGAACAACATCCAGAAACGCTGCCAGGTTCTCTGGGCCCGAGCTCATGTAAAATGGACTAATCCACAATGGAAAAGTGTtttgtggtctgatgagtctacttttcaaattattttgggAAACACTGGACGTGGTGTCCTCTGGACCAAAGAGGAAGCGGATCATCCAGACTGTTATCAACGCAAAGTTCAAAAGCCTGCATCTGTGATGGTATGGGGGGCATTAGTTCCCATGGAATGGGTGACTTACATTTctgtgaaggcaacataaatgctGAAAAGTACATACAGATTTTGGAGCAAAATACGCTGCCATCCAAGCGACACCTTTTTCATGGACGCCCAGCAAGATGATGCCAAGCCACATTCTGCACGTGTTACAACAGCGTGGCTTCAAGGTAAAAGAGTCCAGGTTCTCCCCTGGCCCGCTTGCAGACCAGACCTGActcccattgaaaatgtgtgGTGCATTAGTGAAACGTAAAATACGACAGAGAAGACCCTGGACTGTTGAACAACTGAAGCGGTTCATCAAGCAAGAATGGGAAAGAGAATTAGTCTCCTCTCTTTCAAAACGTTTATTGAGTGTTATTAAAAGTAAAGGTGATGCTACGAAGTGGTAAACATGCCCTTTCCCAACTTCTACTGCACGTGTTGCagtcatgaaattctaagttaattattatttgaaaaataaaatgaagtttATGAGTTTGAGCATTAAATATGttgtctttgtagtgtattcaattgaatataggttgaaaaggattttcaaatcattgtattttgtttttatttacattttacacaatttccCAACTTCATCCGAATCCGGTTTGTACATCCACACACAGAAACACAGTTTTCTGCACCTCAAATGTTatttggatattggactataaaGTGATTCATTAGCACATATATAATCAATGGTGGAATGTTACGAAGTAAAAGTTCTTTGTTACCGTACTTAAATACATTATTGTGTATctatactttacttgagtacaaatatgaagtggtactttttactttttcacaacattttgcagtacatacagtatctgtactttttaccccACTACTTAGCAAATTGTCGCCTGTGTTacaagttactttttttttttttttttttttcaatgtaaattgATAGTTTTGGTTTCATGCCACCGGtgtagtttatttttatttttatttttttattgaaccatatacaaacaaaacaaagtagggttgttctgatcatgtttttttgctcccgatcagatcccgatcgttttagtttgagtatctgccgatcccgatatttcccgatccgactacttttattttttgctcccgattcaattccaatcattcccgataatttttcccgatcatatacattttggcaatgcattaaaaaaaaaagatgaataaaacttggacgaatattcaacatacagtacataagtactgtatttgtttattatgacaataaatcttcaagatggcatttacattattaacattctttctgtgagagggatccacggatagaaagacttgtaattcttaaaggataaatgtgactttgtatattgtgactaaatattgccatctagtgtatttgttgagctttcagtaaatgatactgcagccattcaacccaaatgcatgatgggaagtgcaaccatgactgtgtgtaggggcaccaattgatatatcttctctgcgttgggaaagaacatagggtgttaagaaaatgatcaactaccaccttacttccccacaatgcctcccacgttaattttaattgctgagcgagggaatgtaaggctttagccaaataataaaaggctccaaaggttgtcaaaattctctctactcattatacgctgcgcttagctctatatattggtaaaacggcgccttcatagattgaacgcgacaatgcgtgagtgggtcgtgcagcgcatgcgttatttaacgtgattaattaagaaaaaataattaccgccgttaacgcaataaatttgatagccctactttaagcctaaactaccctgtatgagtgtaagacattttgtctataacattatatacaattagaaaacgatttaaatttaaaaaaaaaaaaaaaaaaaaaaatatatatatatatatatatatatatatatatatattagggctgtcaaaattatcgcgttaacgcgcggtaattaattttttaaattaatcacgttataatatttgacgcaattaacgcacatgtcccgctcagacagtattctgccttttggtaaattttacagcaaggctttttgtgctgcagcacaacagcgaactcttgtggtcgctttgcaacatggtttagttttttcttgccagttcatatggctgcacgacgtctcgggctgacgcctacgttgtaatgttgtgcttatatgatccttggacaagatttgtccgtaagtatggttgttgtaaagaatgtacatattatgttagtaagcgaaatgttctattttttgtgtgagacattttttgtttatgtttagtgaacctgtatagcaggggtgggcaattaattccacagagggccgcagtgggtgcgggtttttgttgcaacccattaagaggacaccttttcagcaatctgctgttttacaagtgcaatcagtcgattgcagtcaggtgcttctcatttctgctgaaaccgcattggttaaactatctgtgctgggtcagctggaacaaagaccaggacccactgcggccctcgaggaccggtttgcccacccctgctgtatagcgtgctaagctgactttgttgctaatgcaatgcttgtgtactttttttttttgtagttttatgacggtctaaagaggacaatggtttgaggctattttattaataaatcagatgaaaaaggaagaagtctgattattaaggcgtcgttcactagctgtctagctttggaaaaagtagacgcttcggagtgaggacagcatagacagatttaaataacagtagagtgaaatgcccactacagtccttatgtaccgtatgttgaatgtacagtggggagaacaagtatttgatacactgccaatggattttcccattggcagtgtatcaaatacttgttcaccccactgtatatatccatcttgtgtcttatctttccattccaacaatttattttacagaatatatataatttacagaaaaatatggcatatttcatggtggtttgaattgcgattaattgcgattaattacgattaattaatttttaagctgtaattaactcgattaaaaattttaatcgtttgacagccctaatatgtatatatatatatgtacatatatatatatatatatatatatataaaaaggcttgtccgatatttttttgccgattccgatactttgaaaatgacgtgatcaggacATCTTTAAAACAAATCATGTATAAACATCAAAAACAATATTATAGATTGAGGCCTCCAGTATAGGTGCGCTATGCGCGCGGGGTGGACAATCTGCTCACggggcctgcgcttgacagTGACGTTGGGTTACTCTCgcaatatgattggccgaagagtccaaATGCACGCCCAGAGCCGTGTTGTCCTgtaaaatgcctgtttaaaagtgTGACAGGTGTGCTTGAGAGTCGGAGTAATGTGTTCGCTTAAAAGTGGCAAttaaaaaatgctgtttttttcctgTCACGGACCCGACAGAGGAGGACTACGAATGCGTCACGTTTTCAAAAGTTTATTGACAGGACCGGCAGGGCAGGTGAAAAGACGGCAGCAGTACAGCTGTAGTCAGGTTTTCTAAAGCAGAAGGCAGGTCGAGTTACCAGGGCAGGAGAGAAGGCGGCAGTCGGGCAGGTTCAGATTCTGCAACGAGAGTCAGATTCAGAGAGCTAGGCAGGCAGGTAAAAGGCAGGCTTCACAGACAGTCTGACAGAGTGGAAGTGAATATCAAGGCTTTAAATCAGGGGTACCCAATCCCGGTCCtgaagagcccctatccagcttgttttccgtgtctccctcctttaacacacctgaatcaaatgatcagctcatcagtaagctcTGCAGCAGCATGATAACGATCCTaattagttgattcaggtgtgttagaggagggagacatggaaaacaagctggataggggctctcgaggaccgggatcgggcacccctgctttaaatacaCAGGTTGATTGCTGAATGAAGCAGTGCTATTGGCTGGGCTGTGATTAGGTGAACTGAGGACAGGTGGGGATAATTCAAGGCAATGAGGCAATGCTGCAGCAGAGGCTGAGGCCATGACAATTCCCTGGCTTTTAACCCTGTGTCAGACTCAACCCTTTAAATGTCTTATggcttgttttttattatatttatttatttatttattcctttCTTTTGACATCAGGACTGATGTTGCATGTTCCTTTCTTTGAATAATCAATATTTTCTTCATATAAATCGTCCATTATTGACACAATAGAAAACTAATCCGAACACTTTTGCCAcatttgaggaaggtgggaattcgtacttatcccactcggatgatcCCAGTTGTGATCTCAAAGTgctccaagcgaatgtaaacaacGAAGATGGTTGATAACGAAAATAgttgttttcattttgaatatttaaagacattttgacctccagcaaaccttgcCTGCAAACCTGCCTTTTCATAAGCGATCGAAAAGTGGAGGAAAAATTACGGTTGAGATAAATTGcatgtaaggcaaggcaaggcaaatttatttgtttagCACAATTcagcacaaggcaattcaaagtgctttacattacataaagttcataaaaatcacattaaataaaaaaagaacattaaaaaaaggcaatcgaaactggaaataaaattatacataaaaatcacattaaattgaaatcagaaatggaaataatgcagaaaaggaataaaaagcaaatagcttggagtttgaaatatgtagacagttatggatatgctgtgataagtgtttttagccccgattaagtgttttgtagacgagcagtagtattttttagtctatcctttgactcacaggaagcaagtgtaacgatttcaaaaccagcGTAATGTGGTCcaatttccttgtatttgtaagaactggcagcagcattctgttctagctgcagcttcctgactgattttatttttttcatcaagaactgtaaatataccgttgcaatagtccaatttactgaaaatgaatgcatgcactgGTCcaatttccttgtatttgtaaggactctggcagtagcattctgtactagctgcagcttcctgactgattttttttctttttatcaagacctgtaaatatatggttgtaatagtccaatctactgaaaatgaatgcatgcatacgtTTTTCAATGtcatgttgagtcagaagccccttaattcttgcTATATTTTTTGGGTGGTAatgagcagatttagtgacagactctatatggctatcaaatttcaggtctgagtcaataattatgccaagagttctgacttgatttgtagctgtaagtgacattgtgctaagatgCGTGTTTATCTTTGAccgttccttttttggcccaaaaatgatcacttctgccttctccacatttagctggagaaaattctggcacatccattcattgatttgatgaatgcatttactcagggagactaagggactaccgtataatcatgtggggacacagaaatgtagagttgtgtgtaatctgcataggtgtgatagaagTTGTCATACCGTTCCATGACACACTgtaattgccttgtttttgccttctttagttacatccttgcTGAAAGGCTTTATAAAAAATATCAATTCATGAAGCTAATTtactgtatgagaaaaaaataaatggcatCTTAAACAAACTtaattttcttttattattattattattattataattattttatttcattttttaaattaacatgaTACAAAGACAGAGGTGAAAAATCAACAATATAATTTAACTTCATTATTGTGTCATCAATACGGTGTC from Corythoichthys intestinalis isolate RoL2023-P3 chromosome 8, ASM3026506v1, whole genome shotgun sequence includes:
- the LOC130921044 gene encoding sodium-dependent phosphate transport protein 2B-like gives rise to the protein MDALKPPGPSEDHDERNDIKEQKGSLGHSTLALVDGQPEEDDPWDLPELKDTGVPWSALDTKGKVLRVLVSVAKLAVLLGLLYMFICSLDILSSAFQLVGGKAAGDIFQDNAVLSNPLAGLVIGVLVTLLVQSSSTSSSIVVSMVSSGLLTVQLAVPIIMGTNIGTSVTNTLVAMTQAGDRSVFRRAFAGATVHDFFNWLSVLVLLPLEVATGYLYVVTKLIIDSFQIQSGEAPDLLNVITDPLTESIIKLDKTVLSEIATGDPAARNKSLIKRWCETYTNMSTVNVTVPGPENCTSPSLCWTDGNFTSTLKNISETYNIKKCDHLFVDVNLSDLAVGLILLALSLLVLCSCLLLIVKLLNSMLKGQVAMIIKKILNTDFPFPFGWVTGYIAILVGAGMTFIVQSSSVFTSAITPLVGIGVISIQRAYPLSLGSNIGTTTTAILAAMASPGDTLGNALQIALVHFLFNISGIILWYPIPFTRFPIRLAKGLGNITASYRWFAGVYIIFCFFLLPLFVFSLSLAGWQVLVGVACPLVVLLIIIIIINVLQKRKPGCLPAVLRSWDFLPLWAHSLEPWDKVVGVITANCCCCCKCCNVEESKGQGNKERHIEAYDNPAMCADKEVENDFKIDLNSQTVTKF